In Aegilops tauschii subsp. strangulata cultivar AL8/78 chromosome 3, Aet v6.0, whole genome shotgun sequence, one genomic interval encodes:
- the LOC120975443 gene encoding uncharacterized protein, which produces MEEHEEYQKIIKFKGKQVAEEDPNQNSWRALRTQELGSIKTITDSTAEQMTTSQEMRESYRKLMQQIIAATKFTKWGCRYKHPFVYGVASKHNPITGVNTTTFDRK; this is translated from the exons ATGGAAGAACATGAAGAATACCAGAAGATCATAAAATTTAAAGGGAAGCAAGTGGCAGAAGAGGATCCAAATCAGAATTCATGGAGGGCACTCCGTACACAG GAACTTGGCTCAATCAAGACAATCACAGATTCTACTGCGGAGCAG ATGACAACGTCTCAAGAAATGAGAGAATCATACAGAAAGTTGATGCAACAAATAATAGCAGCAACAAAATTTACAAAGTGGGGATGTAGATACAAACATCCCTTTGTATATGGGGTTGCTTCAAAGCACAACCCTATCACAG GAGTTAACACAACAACATTTGACAGAAAGTAG